Proteins encoded together in one Polaribacter reichenbachii window:
- a CDS encoding choice-of-anchor A family protein, protein MKKQITLYQTKKLNPYLNLRRFKNLLVLVILFTSLGFYAQSQNSISDDSQGKMSIRQNAQSSAKSNTKFAVEDLSIINSYTNRTGVCSPETSLIITEDSSWGISRSTINNSGVPSFCLSLNDDAPDVDDIYNTTLTPSTDISFANNNYTTNQILDKVQRTLAVMTHSSYAPSSQPSSLTDNFHRAIAVTVWHWTNNLDTSNYNYTWTGNSGNTYSVSNLINWVNNGTLQPSEVFWLLPENNSNQPEVLLNENTSSDCCPTPPSITTSVSAATSGNNGKITLDSNSGGLYYGISSANAGSYNGPTTIVTATEIPGSLPSTILSTGASTGGTYIVRVFTNIDGCYTDYTVTIPPNTGQSCTSVYATYQSDQNNVNGRNNVSGAADGNYAEIHSSNQQLILDFNQIFPAGTEYKITWKKKSGASGTAYIDLSESTSSNSGFTNHPTSPSTSSTSFITTTVTSNSAFRYLAFDKGNINNTDYDLDAVEVSVCVSCDVADNTTTTASITESETKTLTGSPSGGTWSVVSGGGAINGTTYTPDDVNTNTTVTLRYTIAADGSCAATTDDVTFNVTSLNCDRTSPTAPALDFNIFTLNSLSLQTNETEGSVATGGDLTVLGNYQVAINNPGTFQVNNTPIGLLVGGKINYQSGNSLQVNSNSYVKIGNGQGSNVWYTDQNNAYSNIRITPSTNYNSTPRIDLQTNANNLNVSATNNPVFESNLIDFTSAFQTLQANSITLSQNANNAQLTNANGQSISNTSLPNQIKINLQDGINYLNVTGTDLNNVDVITFNNAPSASKVLVVNVNASGTFNWDVWNQSAISQQNAPYIIYNFYNATTLNIVGNPTIVGSVFAPFANINKTVNQSNLEGQVIGLSFNHAGGQVHTANFTPALINCAEVSCDVADNTTSTTSITEGETKTLSGSPAGGTWSIISGGGSISGNTYTPDDINTDTTVVIRYTIAADGDCAATTDDVTFTVTPVCDVVADNTTSTASITEDETKTLTGAPNGGTWSIVSGGGTISGTTYTPDDINTDTTVVIRYTIAADGDCAATTDDVTFTVTPVCNVVADNTTSTASITEDETKTLSGAPAGGTWSIVSGGGTINGTTYTPDNINTNTTIVIRYTIAADGDCAATSDDVTFTVTPVCDVVADNTTSTASITEDETKTLSGAPAGGTWSIVSGGGTINGTTYTPDNINTNTTIVIRYTIAADGDCAATSDDVTFTVTPVCNVVADNTTSTASITEDETKTLSGAPAGGTWSIVSGGGSISGSTYTPDDINTDTTVVIRYTIAADGDCAATTDDVTFTVTPVCDVVADNNTSTASITEDETKTLSGAPAGGTWSIVSGGGTINGTTYTPDNINTNTTIVIRYTIAADGDCAATSDDVTFTVTPVCDVVADNTTSTASITEDETKTLSGAPVGGTWSIVSGGGTINGSTYTPDDINTDATVVIRYTIAADGDCAATSDDVTFTVTPVCDVVADNTTSTASITEDETKTLTGAPTGGTWSIVSGGGSISGTTYTPDDINTDTTVVIRYTIAADGDCAATTDDVTFTVTPVCDVVADNTTSTASITENETKTLSGAPAGGTWSIVSGGGSISGTTYTPDDINTDTTVEIRYTIAADGDCAATSDDVTFTVTPVCDVVADNTTSTASITEDETKTLTGAPTGGTWSIVSGGGSISGTTYTPDDINTDTTVVIRYTIAADGDCAATTDDVTFTVTPVCDVVADNTTSTASITENETKTLSGAPAGGTWSIVSGGGSISGTTYTPDDINTDTTVVIRYTIAADGDCAATTDDVTFTVTPVCDVVADNTTSTASITESETKTLSGSPAGGTFSIVSGGGSISGTTYTPDDINTDTTVVIRYTIAADGDCAATTDDVTFTVTPVCDVVADNTTSTASITEDETKTLSGAPAGGTWSIVSGGGSISGTTYTPDDINTDTTVVIRYTIAADGDCAATTDDVTFTVTPVCDVVANNTTSNASITEDETKTLSGAPAGGTWSIVSGGGSISGSTYTPDDINTDTTVVIRYTIAADGDCAATTDDVTFTITSVCDVVADNTISTASITEDETKTLSGAPVGGTWSIVSGGGSISGTTYTPDDINTDTTVVIRYTIAADGDCAATSDDVTFTVSPVCNNPVNTVPGTQTISENTVRHSISGISVTDPDSDIAKVRLTVSNGTLGVIVRVSNNSPVTFNGPGDITITGTERVINSYLRTLVYSPNSGFYGTDILTMTSMDNCITSLSDIDTIDIIVTQVCETADNTTSTASITEDETKTLSGSPAGGTWSIVSGGGSITGTTYTPDDINNDTTVVIRYTIAENGSCAATTDDVTFTVTPVCDVVADNTTSTASITEDETKTLSGAPTGGTWSIVSGGGSISGTTYTPDDINTDTTVVIRYTIAADGDCAATSDDVTFTVTPLLGSIGDTVWYDANSDGSLLGENGLQGATVTLDPGTPGDASDDVTTTTDVNGNYLFDDLDAGDYTVTVDVSTVTGGLPTGVTIADLVQTYDNDGTGSANTSDVTLASGENNLDQDFGYVGDNGLGSIGDTVWYDTDGDGIKDASEAGLGGATVTLDPGTPGDASDDVTTITDANGNYLFDNLPAGTYTVSVDVSTVTSGIPAGKTPADLVQTYDDDSVGTPNNSTINLAQGEDNLDQDFAYIVPTGGTSGGNSGGVESESLGDAISKIYVGRKKNSVPTQFVKSSENLFNKAKLKSKQPYQGKGQTMLDMFPAQLYAGNVANVTSPTDILDYTIADEVLSVDFSLNGETKGVVLGIKTSDKIYNHTKASCDRLRGAEILNIQKVQIQGYNFLMQGIKQRSGEIEYAISFATAKNNNDANYTIQTNWYVNNYTKFNDVYNFQVWSTRPADTQKLVADILNNLKTYIPVAQTEVQKFPETYASKIYRDKGELVVALRSTEEGNTADISMVELYSETANNIKHRYNTVSTEIQQSLRVDIADGYEYDALIKVEDEVEDAFYHADGNWGLDYDSRYTEIKNYFVWNDFDREYQDDEYTINRSVELQATSDYDYLTVYKSLLPGTLSADYSEYNYVAFTAKGSGLMELGLLKSSIEDWTAQYKVMVDLSEEEQTYYVPFDVFTSSATQEKLTAEDLTMLTFTFLPVEANTTELDLEISDVKFTKIANEDQIIEKIETFENEFMAYPNPSKGNVNLLLFSETDTEATVTLSDVTGKVIYKGKTQLNAGKNELEYNFKVKTGVMLLQVTSPETDYGTSKIIFR, encoded by the coding sequence ATGAAAAAACAAATTACTCTTTATCAAACCAAAAAGCTTAACCCTTATCTTAATTTAAGGCGTTTTAAGAATTTATTAGTTCTTGTAATTTTATTTACTTCTTTAGGTTTCTATGCTCAAAGTCAAAATAGTATATCCGATGATTCTCAAGGTAAAATGAGTATACGTCAGAATGCACAATCGAGCGCTAAGTCAAATACTAAATTTGCTGTAGAAGATTTATCTATAATTAACTCATATACAAATAGAACTGGTGTATGTTCTCCTGAAACTTCTTTAATTATTACAGAAGATAGTAGTTGGGGAATTTCGAGATCTACTATTAATAATAGTGGTGTCCCTTCTTTTTGTTTAAGCTTAAATGATGATGCTCCAGATGTTGATGATATTTATAATACTACCTTAACACCTAGTACAGATATTAGTTTTGCTAATAATAATTATACAACTAATCAAATTTTAGATAAAGTACAACGTACTCTGGCTGTAATGACACATTCAAGTTATGCTCCAAGTTCACAACCTTCATCTCTTACAGATAATTTTCATAGAGCAATTGCAGTAACAGTTTGGCATTGGACAAACAATTTAGACACAAGTAACTATAATTACACTTGGACTGGTAATAGTGGTAATACTTACTCTGTAAGTAACCTAATAAACTGGGTAAACAACGGAACATTACAACCTTCTGAGGTTTTTTGGTTATTACCAGAAAATAACAGTAATCAACCTGAAGTATTATTAAACGAAAATACTTCTTCAGACTGTTGTCCTACTCCTCCTTCTATTACTACTAGTGTTAGCGCTGCTACTTCTGGTAATAATGGGAAAATTACATTAGATTCAAATTCTGGCGGTTTATATTATGGAATAAGTTCAGCAAATGCAGGAAGCTATAATGGACCAACAACTATTGTAACTGCCACTGAAATCCCAGGTTCATTACCATCAACAATTTTATCAACTGGCGCATCAACTGGTGGTACATATATTGTTAGAGTGTTTACAAATATAGATGGTTGTTATACAGATTATACAGTTACAATTCCTCCAAATACAGGGCAAAGTTGTACATCTGTTTATGCAACATATCAAAGTGATCAAAATAATGTAAACGGAAGAAATAATGTTTCAGGTGCTGCAGATGGTAATTATGCAGAAATACATAGCAGTAATCAACAATTAATTTTAGATTTTAATCAGATTTTCCCTGCTGGAACTGAATACAAAATTACTTGGAAAAAGAAAAGTGGAGCAAGTGGAACTGCATATATTGATTTATCTGAATCTACTTCTTCTAACTCTGGTTTTACAAATCATCCAACCTCACCTAGTACTTCATCTACTAGTTTTATAACAACTACTGTAACATCAAATTCTGCTTTTAGATATTTAGCTTTTGATAAAGGAAATATAAACAATACAGATTACGATTTAGATGCTGTAGAAGTAAGTGTTTGTGTTAGTTGCGATGTTGCTGATAACACAACAACAACAGCTTCAATTACAGAAAGCGAAACAAAAACTTTAACTGGTTCACCTTCAGGTGGTACTTGGTCTGTTGTTTCTGGTGGTGGTGCTATTAATGGCACTACATATACTCCAGACGATGTAAATACTAATACAACAGTAACCTTAAGATATACAATTGCTGCTGATGGATCTTGTGCTGCAACAACTGACGATGTTACTTTTAATGTAACTAGTTTAAATTGTGATAGGACTAGCCCTACAGCACCTGCATTAGATTTTAATATTTTTACTTTAAACAGTTTAAGTTTACAAACAAACGAAACAGAAGGTAGCGTTGCTACTGGAGGAGATTTAACTGTTTTAGGTAACTACCAAGTTGCAATTAATAACCCAGGTACTTTTCAAGTTAACAATACTCCTATTGGTTTATTAGTTGGTGGTAAAATAAATTATCAATCTGGTAATTCTTTACAAGTAAATAGTAATAGCTATGTTAAAATTGGTAATGGCCAAGGATCTAATGTTTGGTATACAGATCAAAATAACGCATATTCAAATATAAGAATAACACCAAGTACTAATTACAATTCTACACCTAGAATTGACTTACAAACTAACGCGAATAATTTAAATGTTTCAGCTACAAATAACCCTGTATTTGAAAGTAATTTAATAGACTTTACAAGTGCATTTCAAACACTACAAGCCAATTCTATAACATTGTCTCAAAATGCGAATAATGCTCAATTAACTAATGCTAATGGGCAATCTATTTCTAATACTTCTTTACCAAATCAAATAAAAATTAATTTACAAGATGGTATTAACTATTTAAATGTTACTGGTACAGATTTAAACAATGTTGATGTTATTACGTTTAACAATGCACCAAGTGCTTCTAAAGTTTTAGTAGTTAACGTAAATGCATCTGGAACTTTTAACTGGGATGTTTGGAATCAATCTGCTATTTCTCAGCAAAATGCACCTTATATTATTTACAATTTTTATAACGCAACAACGCTTAATATTGTAGGTAACCCAACCATTGTTGGTTCAGTTTTTGCTCCTTTTGCAAATATTAATAAAACTGTTAATCAATCTAATTTAGAAGGTCAAGTAATTGGTTTATCTTTTAATCATGCAGGTGGACAAGTTCACACTGCTAATTTCACACCTGCTTTAATCAATTGTGCTGAAGTATCTTGTGATGTAGCTGACAATACTACATCTACAACTTCAATCACAGAAGGTGAAACTAAAACACTTTCAGGTTCACCTGCTGGTGGTACTTGGTCTATCATTTCTGGTGGTGGTTCTATCTCTGGTAATACATATACTCCAGATGATATCAACACTGATACAACTGTTGTAATTCGTTATACAATTGCTGCGGATGGTGACTGTGCTGCTACAACTGATGATGTTACTTTTACAGTGACTCCTGTGTGTGATGTAGTTGCTGATAATACAACGTCTACGGCTTCTATCACTGAAGATGAAACAAAAACTTTAACTGGTGCTCCAAATGGTGGTACTTGGTCTATCGTTTCTGGTGGTGGTACTATTTCTGGAACAACTTATACGCCTGATGATATCAATACGGATACTACTGTAGTGATTCGTTATACAATTGCTGCGGATGGTGACTGTGCTGCTACAACTGATGATGTTACTTTTACAGTGACTCCTGTTTGTAATGTAGTTGCTGATAATACAACATCAACAGCTTCTATAACAGAAGACGAAACTAAAACACTTTCAGGTGCGCCTGCTGGTGGTACTTGGTCAATCGTGTCTGGTGGTGGAACTATCAACGGAACAACTTATACTCCAGATAATATCAACACAAATACAACTATTGTAATTCGTTATACTATTGCTGCGGATGGTGACTGTGCTGCGACTTCTGATGATGTTACGTTTACAGTAACTCCAGTGTGTGATGTAGTTGCTGATAATACAACATCAACAGCTTCTATAACAGAAGACGAAACTAAAACACTTTCAGGTGCGCCTGCTGGTGGTACTTGGTCAATCGTGTCTGGTGGTGGAACTATCAACGGAACAACTTATACTCCAGATAATATCAACACAAATACAACTATTGTAATTCGTTATACTATTGCTGCGGATGGTGATTGTGCTGCGACTTCTGATGATGTGACTTTTACGGTTACTCCTGTTTGTAATGTAGTTGCTGATAACACTACTTCTACTGCTTCAATTACAGAAGACGAAACTAAAACACTTTCAGGTGCGCCTGCTGGTGGAACTTGGTCAATCGTGTCTGGTGGTGGTTCTATTTCAGGTTCAACTTATACTCCAGATGATATCAACACGGATACAACTGTTGTAATTCGTTATACAATTGCTGCGGATGGTGACTGTGCTGCTACAACTGATGATGTTACTTTTACGGTTACTCCGGTTTGTGATGTAGTTGCGGATAACAATACGTCTACTGCTTCTATTACGGAAGACGAAACTAAAACACTTTCAGGTGCGCCTGCTGGTGGTACTTGGTCAATCGTGTCTGGTGGTGGAACTATCAACGGAACAACTTATACTCCAGATAATATCAACACAAATACAACTATTGTAATTCGTTATACTATTGCTGCGGATGGTGACTGTGCTGCTACTTCTGATGATGTTACTTTTACAGTAACTCCAGTTTGTGATGTAGTTGCTGATAATACAACATCAACAGCTTCTATAACAGAAGACGAAACTAAAACACTTTCAGGTGCGCCTGTTGGTGGAACTTGGTCAATCGTGTCTGGTGGTGGAACTATTAACGGTTCAACATATACTCCAGATGATATCAACACTGATGCTACTGTGGTAATTCGTTATACAATTGCTGCTGATGGGGACTGTGCTGCAACTTCTGATGATGTTACGTTTACTGTTACTCCTGTATGTGATGTAGTTGCTGATAATACAACATCTACTGCTTCTATCACTGAAGATGAAACAAAAACTTTAACAGGTGCTCCTACTGGTGGTACTTGGTCTATCGTATCTGGTGGTGGTTCTATTTCTGGAACAACTTATACTCCAGATGATATCAATACTGATACAACTGTAGTGATTCGTTATACAATTGCTGCGGATGGTGACTGTGCTGCAACCACTGATGATGTTACTTTTACAGTAACTCCAGTTTGTGATGTAGTTGCTGATAATACAACTTCTACTGCTTCAATAACAGAAAATGAAACTAAAACGCTTTCAGGTGCGCCTGCTGGTGGTACTTGGTCAATCGTATCTGGTGGTGGTTCTATTTCAGGAACAACATATACTCCAGATGATATCAATACTGATACAACTGTAGAGATTCGTTATACAATCGCTGCTGATGGGGACTGTGCTGCAACTTCTGATGATGTTACATTTACTGTTACTCCTGTATGTGATGTAGTTGCTGATAATACAACATCTACTGCTTCTATCACTGAAGATGAAACAAAAACTTTAACAGGTGCTCCTACTGGTGGTACTTGGTCTATCGTATCTGGTGGTGGTTCTATTTCTGGAACAACTTATACTCCAGATGATATCAATACTGATACAACTGTAGTGATTCGTTATACAATTGCTGCGGATGGTGACTGTGCTGCAACCACTGATGATGTTACTTTTACAGTAACTCCAGTTTGTGATGTAGTTGCTGATAATACAACTTCTACTGCTTCAATAACAGAAAATGAAACTAAAACGCTTTCAGGTGCGCCTGCTGGTGGTACTTGGTCAATCGTATCTGGTGGTGGTTCTATTTCAGGAACAACATATACTCCAGATGATATCAATACTGATACAACTGTAGTGATTCGTTATACAATTGCTGCGGATGGTGACTGTGCTGCAACCACTGATGATGTTACTTTTACAGTAACTCCAGTTTGTGATGTAGTTGCTGATAATACAACTTCTACTGCTTCAATTACGGAAAGTGAAACGAAAACTTTAAGCGGTTCTCCTGCTGGTGGAACGTTCTCTATCGTTTCTGGTGGTGGTTCTATTTCTGGAACAACTTATACTCCAGATGATATCAATACTGATACTACTGTCGTGATTCGTTATACAATTGCTGCTGATGGTGACTGTGCTGCTACAACTGATGATGTTACTTTTACAGTAACTCCTGTTTGTGATGTAGTTGCGGATAATACAACATCAACAGCTTCTATAACAGAAGATGAAACGAAAACACTTTCAGGTGCGCCTGCTGGAGGTACTTGGTCAATCGTATCTGGTGGTGGTTCTATTTCTGGAACAACATATACTCCAGATGATATCAATACTGATACAACTGTTGTAATTCGTTATACAATTGCTGCGGATGGTGATTGTGCTGCGACAACTGATGATGTTACTTTTACAGTAACTCCTGTTTGTGATGTAGTTGCGAATAATACTACTTCTAATGCTTCAATCACGGAAGACGAAACTAAAACACTTTCAGGTGCGCCTGCTGGTGGTACTTGGTCAATCGTGTCTGGTGGTGGTTCTATTTCAGGTTCAACTTATACTCCAGATGATATCAATACGGATACAACTGTTGTAATTCGCTATACAATTGCTGCGGATGGTGACTGTGCTGCTACAACTGATGATGTTACTTTTACAATAACTTCTGTTTGTGATGTAGTTGCTGATAACACTATTTCTACTGCTTCAATAACAGAAGACGAAACTAAAACACTTTCAGGTGCGCCTGTTGGTGGAACTTGGTCTATCGTATCTGGTGGTGGTTCTATTTCTGGAACAACTTATACTCCTGATGATATCAATACTGATACTACTGTCGTGATTCGTTATACAATTGCTGCGGATGGTGACTGTGCTGCTACTTCTGATGATGTAACGTTTACGGTTTCTCCAGTTTGTAACAACCCAGTAAATACAGTGCCAGGAACTCAAACAATATCTGAAAATACTGTAAGACATAGTATTAGCGGTATAAGTGTTACAGACCCTGATTCTGATATCGCTAAAGTAAGGTTAACAGTATCTAATGGAACTTTAGGAGTTATTGTAAGAGTTAGCAATAACAGTCCTGTTACATTTAATGGCCCTGGAGATATTACAATTACAGGTACAGAAAGAGTAATAAATTCTTACTTAAGAACCTTAGTTTATAGTCCAAATTCAGGTTTTTATGGTACAGACATTTTAACTATGACATCTATGGATAATTGTATTACTTCTTTAAGTGATATTGATACAATTGATATTATAGTTACACAAGTTTGTGAAACTGCTGATAATACAACATCAACAGCTTCTATAACAGAAGATGAAACTAAAACGCTTTCAGGTTCGCCTGCTGGTGGTACTTGGTCTATCGTGTCTGGTGGTGGTTCTATTACTGGAACAACATATACTCCAGATGATATCAATAATGATACTACTGTTGTAATTCGTTATACAATTGCTGAAAATGGTTCTTGTGCTGCAACCACTGATGATGTTACTTTTACAGTAACTCCAGTGTGTGATGTAGTTGCGGATAACACAACTTCTACTGCTTCAATTACAGAAGACGAAACTAAAACACTTTCAGGTGCTCCTACTGGTGGTACTTGGTCTATCGTATCTGGTGGTGGTTCTATTTCTGGAACAACATATACTCCAGATGATATCAATACTGATACAACTGTTGTAATTCGTTATACAATTGCTGCGGATGGTGATTGTGCTGCTACTTCTGATGATGTAACTTTTACGGTTACTCCATTATTAGGAAGTATTGGTGATACTGTTTGGTATGATGCAAATAGTGATGGTTCTTTACTTGGTGAAAATGGTTTACAAGGAGCAACTGTAACTTTAGACCCAGGAACTCCTGGAGATGCAAGTGATGATGTAACCACTACAACAGATGTAAATGGTAACTATTTATTTGATGATTTGGATGCAGGAGATTACACAGTAACTGTAGATGTAAGCACAGTAACTGGTGGTTTACCTACAGGAGTAACAATTGCAGATTTAGTACAAACTTATGATAATGACGGAACAGGTTCTGCCAATACAAGTGATGTAACTTTAGCTTCTGGAGAAAATAACTTAGACCAAGACTTTGGTTATGTTGGTGATAATGGTTTAGGTTCTATAGGAGATACAGTTTGGTATGATACAGATGGAGATGGAATTAAAGATGCAAGCGAAGCTGGTTTAGGTGGTGCAACTGTAACTTTAGATCCAGGAACTCCTGGTGATGCTAGTGATGATGTAACTACAATTACAGATGCAAATGGTAATTATTTATTCGATAATTTACCAGCTGGAACTTACACTGTTTCTGTTGATGTTAGTACTGTAACTTCTGGTATCCCTGCAGGTAAAACTCCAGCTGATTTAGTACAAACTTATGATGATGATAGTGTTGGTACTCCAAACAATAGTACCATTAACTTAGCACAAGGTGAAGATAACTTAGATCAAGATTTTGCATATATCGTGCCAACAGGTGGAACTTCTGGAGGAAACTCTGGTGGTGTTGAATCTGAATCTTTAGGTGATGCAATCTCTAAAATCTACGTAGGTAGAAAAAAGAATTCTGTACCAACTCAATTTGTAAAATCAAGTGAAAACTTATTTAACAAAGCAAAATTAAAATCAAAACAACCTTACCAAGGTAAAGGACAAACAATGTTAGATATGTTCCCAGCGCAATTATATGCTGGTAATGTAGCAAACGTTACTTCGCCTACAGATATCTTAGATTACACAATTGCTGATGAAGTATTGTCTGTAGATTTCTCTTTAAATGGTGAAACAAAAGGTGTTGTTTTAGGAATTAAAACTTCTGATAAAATTTATAATCACACTAAAGCGTCTTGTGATCGTTTAAGAGGTGCTGAGATTTTAAACATTCAGAAAGTACAAATTCAAGGGTATAATTTCTTAATGCAAGGTATCAAACAAAGAAGTGGTGAGATAGAATATGCAATCTCTTTTGCAACTGCTAAGAATAATAACGATGCAAATTATACCATTCAAACGAACTGGTATGTTAACAATTATACTAAGTTTAATGATGTGTATAACTTCCAAGTATGGTCTACAAGACCAGCTGATACTCAGAAGTTAGTTGCTGATATTTTAAACAACTTAAAAACTTATATTCCTGTTGCACAAACAGAAGTACAGAAGTTTCCAGAAACGTATGCTTCTAAAATTTACAGAGATAAAGGAGAATTAGTTGTAGCATTAAGAAGTACAGAAGAAGGTAATACTGCAGATATTTCTATGGTTGAATTGTATTCTGAAACTGCAAATAACATCAAACACAGATATAATACTGTAAGTACAGAAATTCAACAGAGTTTAAGAGTTGATATTGCAGATGGTTATGAGTATGATGCTTTAATTAAAGTTGAAGATGAAGTTGAAGATGCATTCTATCACGCAGATGGTAACTGGGGATTAGATTATGATTCTAGATACACAGAAATCAAGAACTACTTTGTTTGGAATGATTTTGATAGAGAATATCAAGATGATGAATATACAATCAACAGAAGTGTAGAGTTACAAGCAACAAGTGATTATGATTACTTAACAGTATACAAATCATTATTACCTGGTACTTTATCAGCAGATTATTCTGAGTACAATTATGTAGCCTTTACAGCTAAAGGATCTGGATTAATGGAATTAGGTTTACTAAAATCATCAATCGAAGATTGGACAGCTCAATATAAAGTAATGGTAGATTTATCTGAAGAAGAGCAAACATACTATGTTCCTTTTGATGTATTTACATCAAGCGCAACTCAAGAAAAATTAACTGCAGAAGATTTAACAATGTTAACCTTTACTTTTTTACCTGTTGAAGCAAACACAACTGAATTAGATTTAGAAATCTCTGATGTGAAGTTTACGAAGATTGCAAACGAAGATCAAATCATCGAAAAAATCGAAACTTTTGAAAATGAGTTTATGGCTTACCCTAACCCATCAAAAGGAAATGTAAACTTATTGTTATTCAGTGAAACTGATACAGAAGCTACAGTAACTTTATCTGATGTAACAGGTAAAGTAATTTACAAAGGTAAAACTCAGTTAAACGCTGGTAAAAACGAATTAGAGTATAACTTTAAAGTAAAAACAGGCGTTATGTTATTACAAGTAACATCACCAGAAACTGATTATGGAACATCTAAAATTATTTTTAGATAG
- the pdxH gene encoding pyridoxamine 5'-phosphate oxidase, with protein sequence MSQDLSNYRKSYEKQELLENNCPENPIELFQTWFRNADESESVEETNAMHISTIGLDGFPKNRVVLLKKITWEGFIFYSNYTSEKGKAIEKNSNICLSFFWPSLEQQIIIKGQAEKLAENLSDGYFESRPDGSKLGAWASNQSTVVSSREELDKNLKMFERNFEGKEILRPDHWGGYLVKPISIEFWQGRPNRMHDRLRYSLQKDFSWKLERLAP encoded by the coding sequence ATGTCACAAGATTTAAGCAACTATAGAAAATCATACGAAAAACAAGAACTCTTAGAAAATAATTGTCCAGAAAATCCTATAGAACTATTTCAAACCTGGTTTAGAAATGCAGACGAATCAGAAAGTGTAGAAGAAACAAATGCAATGCATATTTCTACAATTGGTTTAGATGGTTTTCCTAAAAATAGAGTTGTATTATTAAAAAAAATAACTTGGGAAGGGTTTATATTTTACAGTAATTATACTTCAGAAAAAGGAAAAGCAATAGAAAAGAATAGCAATATCTGTTTATCTTTTTTTTGGCCAAGTTTAGAACAACAAATCATAATTAAAGGACAGGCAGAAAAATTAGCAGAAAATCTATCTGATGGTTATTTTGAATCTAGACCAGATGGTAGCAAACTAGGTGCTTGGGCATCTAACCAAAGTACGGTAGTTTCGTCGAGAGAAGAATTAGACAAGAACCTAAAAATGTTCGAAAGAAACTTTGAAGGTAAAGAAATTTTAAGACCAGATCATTGGGGAGGATATTTAGTAAAACCTATTTCTATAGAATTTTGGCAAGGCAGGCCAAATAGAATGCATGATAGATTAAGATATTCTTTACAAAAAGATTTCTCTTGGAAATTAGAGCGATTAGCACCTTAA
- a CDS encoding SixA phosphatase family protein codes for MKTLYIVRHAKSSWEYSGIDDIDRPLKKRGIKDAHLMSKYLAKNIERPDVFVSSSANRALHTSIIFCENMGYPLANLQINRQLYSFSDGYLVKTVCALDDAFNSAIIFSHDHGINTFVNKFGNKPIAHVTTCGIIGIQFEEKHWKNIKKGKTFMVEFPKNLK; via the coding sequence ATGAAAACACTTTATATAGTTCGTCATGCAAAATCTTCTTGGGAATATTCAGGAATTGATGATATAGATAGACCTCTAAAAAAAAGAGGAATTAAGGATGCCCATTTAATGTCTAAGTATTTGGCAAAAAATATTGAAAGACCAGATGTTTTTGTATCTAGTAGTGCAAATAGAGCCTTACATACATCTATTATATTTTGCGAAAACATGGGATACCCTTTAGCTAACCTTCAAATAAATAGACAGTTGTATAGCTTTAGTGATGGTTATTTGGTAAAAACAGTATGCGCTTTAGATGATGCTTTTAACTCCGCAATTATTTTTAGTCATGATCATGGTATCAATACTTTTGTAAATAAATTTGGTAATAAACCTATTGCACATGTAACTACTTGTGGAATTATTGGTATTCAATTCGAAGAAAAACATTGGAAAAACATCAAAAAAGGTAAAACTTTTATGGTAGAATTCCCTAAAAATCTAAAATAA